One genomic window of Euwallacea fornicatus isolate EFF26 chromosome 7, ASM4011564v1, whole genome shotgun sequence includes the following:
- the LOC136340132 gene encoding histidine protein methyltransferase 1 homolog isoform X1, translating to MFKFNFQDKNDKKEDNIKDCDPKTEEKSWIESEEIIPKNQGDIVKKILANCSHNSMQYNEILLKYYTTEDVLNVLRNNIVEKPVLNNSLSVINADQSHSDLISSVYEGGLKIWECTYDLLNYIDQQKINFKDKSVLDLGCGTGLIGIMSLIAGAYSCTFQDYNPEILKYNTIPNVILNEGEYTNKSRFYSGDWSSFTDLLSSAQEKFNYIFTSETIYNVENYEKLHNTFQKLLKEDGIVYLAAKSYYFGVGGGISLFTDFLKKKNVFKYELCWNCPEGLKREILKIQFIEFCY from the exons atgtttaagtttaattttcaagataaaaatgataaaaaagaagataatattaaag actGTGACCCTAAGACGGAAGAAAAAAGCTGGATAGAAAGTGAGGAAATCATCCCTAAAAACCAAGGCGATattgttaagaaaatattagCAAATTGCTCTCATAATTCTATGCAATATAATGAAATTCTATTGAAATACTACACTACTGAAGATGTCCTAAATGTGCTACGAAACAATATAGTTGAGAAACCTGTCTTAAATAACTCATTGTCAGTAATTAATGCTGATCAGAGCCACTCGGATTTAATATCGTCAGTTTATGAAG gaggattaaaaatttgggaATGCACCTATGATCTTCTCAATTATATCgatcaacaaaaaataaactttaaagaTAAATCGGTGCTGGACCTTGGATGTGGTACCGGCCTTATTGGGATCATGAGTTTAATAGCAGGCGCCTATTCTTGTACCTTTCAAGATTAT AACccagaaatattgaaatacaaTACTATACCAAATGTTATATTAAACGAAGGGGAATATACTAATAAAAGCAGGTTTTACTCGGGTGATTGGAGTTCATTTACAGACTTGCTAAGCTCTGCTCAAGAAAAATTCAACTACATATTTACATCAGAGACGATTTATAATGTGGAAAACTATGAAAAACTCCACAATACGTTTCAGAAACTATTGAAGGAAGATGGCATTGT ATATCTTGCGGCCAAATCATACTACTTCGGGGTAGGAGGAGgtatttcattgtttacagatttcttaaaaaagaaaaatgtgtttaaataTGAACTTTGTTGGAATTGTCCAGAGGGTCTAAAACGAGAAATACTGAAAATAcagtttattgaattttgttattaa
- the LOC136340132 gene encoding uncharacterized protein isoform X2, with protein sequence MFKFNFQDKNDKKEDNIKDCDPKTEEKSWIESEEIIPKNQGDIVKKILANCSHNSMQYNEILLKYYTTEDVLNVLRNNIVEKPVLNNSLSVINADQSHSDLISSVYEVREWYPSPKGDPLTLGHLVAAIVITSFDGFMSRLLSQRIKNLGMHL encoded by the exons atgtttaagtttaattttcaagataaaaatgataaaaaagaagataatattaaag actGTGACCCTAAGACGGAAGAAAAAAGCTGGATAGAAAGTGAGGAAATCATCCCTAAAAACCAAGGCGATattgttaagaaaatattagCAAATTGCTCTCATAATTCTATGCAATATAATGAAATTCTATTGAAATACTACACTACTGAAGATGTCCTAAATGTGCTACGAAACAATATAGTTGAGAAACCTGTCTTAAATAACTCATTGTCAGTAATTAATGCTGATCAGAGCCACTCGGATTTAATATCGTCAGTTTATGAAG ttCGAGAGTGGTACCCCAGTCCAAAAGGGGATCCCCTAACACTTGGCCATCTAGTCGCGGCAATAGTAATAACCTCATTCGACGGTTTTATGTCAAGATTACTCTCTCA gaggattaaaaatttgggaATGCACCTATGA
- the LOC136340134 gene encoding pyridoxine-5'-phosphate oxidase-like isoform X4 → MEIRIHEKAQTNPINYYKSLEESTLQYGHWWDGIPSGRFVLLKGFNKDGFRFFTHYTSRKGQDLEDNPKAALTFYWEHFSRSVRIEGDVEKLCFDVADTYFKSRPYQSQIGALCSDQSKPIFDRDVLAKKETELRATYKEGEVPRPPFWGGYLLKPHTIEFWQGQTDRIHDRIRFRFPKEGEPDGVLTKQGEDGWIYERLCP, encoded by the exons atggaaaTAAGAATACATGAGAAG GCACAGACAAACCCcattaattattacaaaagtCTGGAGGAAAGCACTTTACAGTATGGACATTGGTG GGATGGAATACCGTCAGGAAGATTTGTTCTGTTGAAAGGTTTCAACAAAGATGGTTTCCGATTCTTCACTCACTATACAAGTAGAAAGGGCCAAGATTTG gaAGACAACCCTAAAGCTGCTCTAACTTTTTATTGGGAACATTTCAGCCGATCG GTTCGAATTGAAGGCGACGTAGAAAAACTTTGTTTCGATGTCGCCGATACTTATTTTAAAAGCAGGCCCTATCAAAGCCAAATTGGTGCTCTTTGTAGCGACCAGAGCAAACCTATTTTTGATCGAGACGTTCTTGCTAAGAAAGAGACAGAGTTAAGGGCAACATATAAAGAAGGGGAAGTTCCAAGACCTCCATTCTG GGGTGGTTATTTGCTTAAGCCACACACAATAGAGTTTTGGCAAGGCCAGACCGATCGCATTCATGACAGAATACGATTCCGCTTTCCCAAGGAGGGTGAACCGGACGGTGTTCTGACAAAACAAGGGGAAGACGGTTGGATATATGAGAGGTTGTGTCCTTAA
- the LOC136340134 gene encoding pyridoxine/pyridoxamine 5'-phosphate oxidase-like isoform X1, with protein MRRHRQTPLIITKVWRKALYSMDIGGMRHDYNNKKNLFLEEHIQKKEPFDLFQKWFEQVQRDPRTVEPNAVCLSTCTKDGIPSGRFVLLKGFNKDGFRFFTHYTSRKGQDLEDNPKAALTFYWEHFSRSVRIEGDVEKLCFDVADTYFKSRPYQSQIGALCSDQSKPIFDRDVLAKKETELRATYKEGEVPRPPFWGGYLLKPHTIEFWQGQTDRIHDRIRFRFPKEGEPDGVLTKQGEDGWIYERLCP; from the exons ATGAGAAG GCACAGACAAACCCcattaattattacaaaagtCTGGAGGAAAGCACTTTACAGTATGGACATTGGTG GAATGAGACATGattacaacaacaaaaaaaatttgttcctagaagaacatattcaaaaaaaagaGCCGTTTGATTTGTTCCAAAAATGGTTTGAGCAAGTTCAACGTGATCCTCGTACTGTAGAGCCAAATGCTGTGTGCCTTTCTACATGCACAAA GGATGGAATACCGTCAGGAAGATTTGTTCTGTTGAAAGGTTTCAACAAAGATGGTTTCCGATTCTTCACTCACTATACAAGTAGAAAGGGCCAAGATTTG gaAGACAACCCTAAAGCTGCTCTAACTTTTTATTGGGAACATTTCAGCCGATCG GTTCGAATTGAAGGCGACGTAGAAAAACTTTGTTTCGATGTCGCCGATACTTATTTTAAAAGCAGGCCCTATCAAAGCCAAATTGGTGCTCTTTGTAGCGACCAGAGCAAACCTATTTTTGATCGAGACGTTCTTGCTAAGAAAGAGACAGAGTTAAGGGCAACATATAAAGAAGGGGAAGTTCCAAGACCTCCATTCTG GGGTGGTTATTTGCTTAAGCCACACACAATAGAGTTTTGGCAAGGCCAGACCGATCGCATTCATGACAGAATACGATTCCGCTTTCCCAAGGAGGGTGAACCGGACGGTGTTCTGACAAAACAAGGGGAAGACGGTTGGATATATGAGAGGTTGTGTCCTTAA
- the LOC136340134 gene encoding pyridoxine/pyridoxamine 5'-phosphate oxidase-like isoform X2 yields MRRHRQTPLIITKVWRKALYSMDIGGMRHDYNNKKNLFLEEHIQKKEPFDLFQKWFEQVQRDPRTVEPNAVCLSTCTKDGIPSGRFVLLKGFNKDGFRFFTHYTSRKGQDLVRIEGDVEKLCFDVADTYFKSRPYQSQIGALCSDQSKPIFDRDVLAKKETELRATYKEGEVPRPPFWGGYLLKPHTIEFWQGQTDRIHDRIRFRFPKEGEPDGVLTKQGEDGWIYERLCP; encoded by the exons ATGAGAAG GCACAGACAAACCCcattaattattacaaaagtCTGGAGGAAAGCACTTTACAGTATGGACATTGGTG GAATGAGACATGattacaacaacaaaaaaaatttgttcctagaagaacatattcaaaaaaaagaGCCGTTTGATTTGTTCCAAAAATGGTTTGAGCAAGTTCAACGTGATCCTCGTACTGTAGAGCCAAATGCTGTGTGCCTTTCTACATGCACAAA GGATGGAATACCGTCAGGAAGATTTGTTCTGTTGAAAGGTTTCAACAAAGATGGTTTCCGATTCTTCACTCACTATACAAGTAGAAAGGGCCAAGATTTG GTTCGAATTGAAGGCGACGTAGAAAAACTTTGTTTCGATGTCGCCGATACTTATTTTAAAAGCAGGCCCTATCAAAGCCAAATTGGTGCTCTTTGTAGCGACCAGAGCAAACCTATTTTTGATCGAGACGTTCTTGCTAAGAAAGAGACAGAGTTAAGGGCAACATATAAAGAAGGGGAAGTTCCAAGACCTCCATTCTG GGGTGGTTATTTGCTTAAGCCACACACAATAGAGTTTTGGCAAGGCCAGACCGATCGCATTCATGACAGAATACGATTCCGCTTTCCCAAGGAGGGTGAACCGGACGGTGTTCTGACAAAACAAGGGGAAGACGGTTGGATATATGAGAGGTTGTGTCCTTAA
- the LOC136340134 gene encoding pyridoxine-5'-phosphate oxidase-like isoform X5, translating to MLLIYPQQAQTNPINYYKSLEESTLQYGHWWDGIPSGRFVLLKGFNKDGFRFFTHYTSRKGQDLEDNPKAALTFYWEHFSRSVRIEGDVEKLCFDVADTYFKSRPYQSQIGALCSDQSKPIFDRDVLAKKETELRATYKEGEVPRPPFWGGYLLKPHTIEFWQGQTDRIHDRIRFRFPKEGEPDGVLTKQGEDGWIYERLCP from the exons ATGCTCTTAATTTATCCTCAACAGGCACAGACAAACCCcattaattattacaaaagtCTGGAGGAAAGCACTTTACAGTATGGACATTGGTG GGATGGAATACCGTCAGGAAGATTTGTTCTGTTGAAAGGTTTCAACAAAGATGGTTTCCGATTCTTCACTCACTATACAAGTAGAAAGGGCCAAGATTTG gaAGACAACCCTAAAGCTGCTCTAACTTTTTATTGGGAACATTTCAGCCGATCG GTTCGAATTGAAGGCGACGTAGAAAAACTTTGTTTCGATGTCGCCGATACTTATTTTAAAAGCAGGCCCTATCAAAGCCAAATTGGTGCTCTTTGTAGCGACCAGAGCAAACCTATTTTTGATCGAGACGTTCTTGCTAAGAAAGAGACAGAGTTAAGGGCAACATATAAAGAAGGGGAAGTTCCAAGACCTCCATTCTG GGGTGGTTATTTGCTTAAGCCACACACAATAGAGTTTTGGCAAGGCCAGACCGATCGCATTCATGACAGAATACGATTCCGCTTTCCCAAGGAGGGTGAACCGGACGGTGTTCTGACAAAACAAGGGGAAGACGGTTGGATATATGAGAGGTTGTGTCCTTAA
- the LOC136340134 gene encoding pyridoxine/pyridoxamine 5'-phosphate oxidase-like isoform X3 yields the protein MDIGGMRHDYNNKKNLFLEEHIQKKEPFDLFQKWFEQVQRDPRTVEPNAVCLSTCTKDGIPSGRFVLLKGFNKDGFRFFTHYTSRKGQDLEDNPKAALTFYWEHFSRSVRIEGDVEKLCFDVADTYFKSRPYQSQIGALCSDQSKPIFDRDVLAKKETELRATYKEGEVPRPPFWGGYLLKPHTIEFWQGQTDRIHDRIRFRFPKEGEPDGVLTKQGEDGWIYERLCP from the exons ATGGACATTGGTG GAATGAGACATGattacaacaacaaaaaaaatttgttcctagaagaacatattcaaaaaaaagaGCCGTTTGATTTGTTCCAAAAATGGTTTGAGCAAGTTCAACGTGATCCTCGTACTGTAGAGCCAAATGCTGTGTGCCTTTCTACATGCACAAA GGATGGAATACCGTCAGGAAGATTTGTTCTGTTGAAAGGTTTCAACAAAGATGGTTTCCGATTCTTCACTCACTATACAAGTAGAAAGGGCCAAGATTTG gaAGACAACCCTAAAGCTGCTCTAACTTTTTATTGGGAACATTTCAGCCGATCG GTTCGAATTGAAGGCGACGTAGAAAAACTTTGTTTCGATGTCGCCGATACTTATTTTAAAAGCAGGCCCTATCAAAGCCAAATTGGTGCTCTTTGTAGCGACCAGAGCAAACCTATTTTTGATCGAGACGTTCTTGCTAAGAAAGAGACAGAGTTAAGGGCAACATATAAAGAAGGGGAAGTTCCAAGACCTCCATTCTG GGGTGGTTATTTGCTTAAGCCACACACAATAGAGTTTTGGCAAGGCCAGACCGATCGCATTCATGACAGAATACGATTCCGCTTTCCCAAGGAGGGTGAACCGGACGGTGTTCTGACAAAACAAGGGGAAGACGGTTGGATATATGAGAGGTTGTGTCCTTAA
- the LOC136340127 gene encoding putative gustatory receptor 28b isoform X1, translated as MTRWVNIDSVSYFFPPVSFNCLAAKGEDLEHAFHLRMSCRIYISVLLVFNSFFLLFPPVNLEKRPCLTIYKVFSWTLLIISVIMAPTTIWVKDTTFARVSLIHKIVFDFSIVVMYVTNIYISALGILKQKQLSKLLGEVLEDISSGYGFILHFTIFVIYHTIGIVMILFTQFQRSDSMTYQFVVLFGDGFLTFRLVGVFFIISLIIKRIREKLKKFNKKLTQPNEVMHIKAYRVSHNILCDHIQTVNSLCGLILLLVILFIITTFLRHAVFTSQFYNTLLVAMVRCSWILASGCQAAYLAYVGQQIAAESEQTVAICYKQMLKTSTNKIENDANQEFFLLAQQVVNRTTKISAAGFFNIDNSMILFMATTFFTYFIVVMQLMFCRSC; from the exons ATGACGCGATGGGTCAATATAGATTCCGTGAGTTATTTCTTTCCCCCCGTATCATTTAATTGTTTAGCTGCTAAGGGAGAAGACCTCGAACACGCATTTCACTTAAGAATGTCTTGCAGAATATATATCTCAGTTTTATTagttttcaacagttttttccttttatttcctcctgtaaatttagaaaaacgaCCATGCCTGACCATCTACAAAGTGTTCTCCTGGACTCTGTTAATAATTTCAGTAATAATGGCGCCCACGACCATATGGGTTAAGGACACTACATTCGCTAGAGTTTCACTCATCCACAAGATCGTATTCGATTTTTCTATAGTGGTAATGTATGTGACAAATATCTATATATCTGCACTGGGAATTCTCAAACAGAAACAGCTATCCAAGCTCTTGGGAGAAGTCCTGGAAGACATTAGCTCGGGATATGGCTTCATACTGCATTTCACGATATTCGTGATATATCACACGATCGGCATTGTTATGATTCTGTTTACGCAATTCCAAAGAAGTGATTCCATGACGTACCAATTTGTTGTGCTATTTGGAGACGGTTTCTTGACCTTCCGATTGGTAGGAGTATTCTTCATAATCTCCTTGATTATCAAACGCATTAGGGAAAAGTTGAAGAAGTTTAACAAGAAGCTGACACAACCAAATGAGGTAATGCACATCAAGgcatacagagtgtctcacAATATCCTGTGCGATCACATTCAAACTGTGAATTCGCTTTGTGGATTGATTTTACTGCTAGTAATCCTCTTTATTATAACAACATTCCTCCGGCATGCGGTGTTCACTAGCCAGTTCTACAATACACTGTTGGTTGCGATGGTACGATGTTCGTGGATTCTAGCATCCGGG TGTCAAGCTGCTTACCTGGCATATGTCGGACAACAAATAGCAGCCGAGTCCGAGCAAACTGTCGCCATTTGCTATAAGCAAATGCTGAAAACTTCAAcgaataaaatagaaaacgaCGCAAACCAAGAATTCTTCTTACTGGCCCAGCAGGTAGTAAACAGAACGACGAAGATATCAGCAGCGGGATTCTTCAACATAGACAATTCCATGATTCTGTTCATGGCTACAACgttttttacctattttattGTTGTGATGCAACTCATGTTCTGTAGATCGTGTTAA
- the LOC136340127 gene encoding putative gustatory receptor 28b isoform X2 — protein sequence MRQLLTEARKLAELRSLLNRKRIKDHRTTRQKGEKRPCLTIYKVFSWTLLIISVIMAPTTIWVKDTTFARVSLIHKIVFDFSIVVMYVTNIYISALGILKQKQLSKLLGEVLEDISSGYGFILHFTIFVIYHTIGIVMILFTQFQRSDSMTYQFVVLFGDGFLTFRLVGVFFIISLIIKRIREKLKKFNKKLTQPNEVMHIKAYRVSHNILCDHIQTVNSLCGLILLLVILFIITTFLRHAVFTSQFYNTLLVAMVRCSWILASGCQAAYLAYVGQQIAAESEQTVAICYKQMLKTSTNKIENDANQEFFLLAQQVVNRTTKISAAGFFNIDNSMILFMATTFFTYFIVVMQLMFCRSC from the exons aaaaacgaCCATGCCTGACCATCTACAAAGTGTTCTCCTGGACTCTGTTAATAATTTCAGTAATAATGGCGCCCACGACCATATGGGTTAAGGACACTACATTCGCTAGAGTTTCACTCATCCACAAGATCGTATTCGATTTTTCTATAGTGGTAATGTATGTGACAAATATCTATATATCTGCACTGGGAATTCTCAAACAGAAACAGCTATCCAAGCTCTTGGGAGAAGTCCTGGAAGACATTAGCTCGGGATATGGCTTCATACTGCATTTCACGATATTCGTGATATATCACACGATCGGCATTGTTATGATTCTGTTTACGCAATTCCAAAGAAGTGATTCCATGACGTACCAATTTGTTGTGCTATTTGGAGACGGTTTCTTGACCTTCCGATTGGTAGGAGTATTCTTCATAATCTCCTTGATTATCAAACGCATTAGGGAAAAGTTGAAGAAGTTTAACAAGAAGCTGACACAACCAAATGAGGTAATGCACATCAAGgcatacagagtgtctcacAATATCCTGTGCGATCACATTCAAACTGTGAATTCGCTTTGTGGATTGATTTTACTGCTAGTAATCCTCTTTATTATAACAACATTCCTCCGGCATGCGGTGTTCACTAGCCAGTTCTACAATACACTGTTGGTTGCGATGGTACGATGTTCGTGGATTCTAGCATCCGGG TGTCAAGCTGCTTACCTGGCATATGTCGGACAACAAATAGCAGCCGAGTCCGAGCAAACTGTCGCCATTTGCTATAAGCAAATGCTGAAAACTTCAAcgaataaaatagaaaacgaCGCAAACCAAGAATTCTTCTTACTGGCCCAGCAGGTAGTAAACAGAACGACGAAGATATCAGCAGCGGGATTCTTCAACATAGACAATTCCATGATTCTGTTCATGGCTACAACgttttttacctattttattGTTGTGATGCAACTCATGTTCTGTAGATCGTGTTAA
- the LOC136340127 gene encoding putative gustatory receptor 28b isoform X3 has protein sequence MAPTTIWVKDTTFARVSLIHKIVFDFSIVVMYVTNIYISALGILKQKQLSKLLGEVLEDISSGYGFILHFTIFVIYHTIGIVMILFTQFQRSDSMTYQFVVLFGDGFLTFRLVGVFFIISLIIKRIREKLKKFNKKLTQPNEVMHIKAYRVSHNILCDHIQTVNSLCGLILLLVILFIITTFLRHAVFTSQFYNTLLVAMVRCSWILASGCQAAYLAYVGQQIAAESEQTVAICYKQMLKTSTNKIENDANQEFFLLAQQVVNRTTKISAAGFFNIDNSMILFMATTFFTYFIVVMQLMFCRSC, from the exons ATGGCGCCCACGACCATATGGGTTAAGGACACTACATTCGCTAGAGTTTCACTCATCCACAAGATCGTATTCGATTTTTCTATAGTGGTAATGTATGTGACAAATATCTATATATCTGCACTGGGAATTCTCAAACAGAAACAGCTATCCAAGCTCTTGGGAGAAGTCCTGGAAGACATTAGCTCGGGATATGGCTTCATACTGCATTTCACGATATTCGTGATATATCACACGATCGGCATTGTTATGATTCTGTTTACGCAATTCCAAAGAAGTGATTCCATGACGTACCAATTTGTTGTGCTATTTGGAGACGGTTTCTTGACCTTCCGATTGGTAGGAGTATTCTTCATAATCTCCTTGATTATCAAACGCATTAGGGAAAAGTTGAAGAAGTTTAACAAGAAGCTGACACAACCAAATGAGGTAATGCACATCAAGgcatacagagtgtctcacAATATCCTGTGCGATCACATTCAAACTGTGAATTCGCTTTGTGGATTGATTTTACTGCTAGTAATCCTCTTTATTATAACAACATTCCTCCGGCATGCGGTGTTCACTAGCCAGTTCTACAATACACTGTTGGTTGCGATGGTACGATGTTCGTGGATTCTAGCATCCGGG TGTCAAGCTGCTTACCTGGCATATGTCGGACAACAAATAGCAGCCGAGTCCGAGCAAACTGTCGCCATTTGCTATAAGCAAATGCTGAAAACTTCAAcgaataaaatagaaaacgaCGCAAACCAAGAATTCTTCTTACTGGCCCAGCAGGTAGTAAACAGAACGACGAAGATATCAGCAGCGGGATTCTTCAACATAGACAATTCCATGATTCTGTTCATGGCTACAACgttttttacctattttattGTTGTGATGCAACTCATGTTCTGTAGATCGTGTTAA